A segment of the Nitrospina gracilis 3/211 genome:
TATTTTTCTGCATGTACCGGTTGGCCTCCTCGATGGGCATGTAACGGTCCATGCTTTTGACCGGGAAACTCATGATCTCGGTGGCCTTGATTTCCTCCGGATTTTTCCCTTTTGACAGAACCTTCTGTGTGAAATCCCTTTCTGTCAGGATACCGATGTCCTCCCCGTACTGCTCGACAATCAAGCTCCCGACGTGATTCTGTTCCATCAGGATGGCTGCGTCCTGAACGGACGCCTCCGAGTCGATGCGCAGAACCGGGGAAGACATGAAGTTTCCGACTTCTTCAAGAATATCTGTCATGGGATCCTCCTTTTGCATAAGTTGAAGGAGCGATGAACCCTGCGCTTGTGTTTAAGATGTGCTGTCAAAAGGCAGGGATTTTTTTATGACTGAAAACGTTTAATGAAAAACCGGTTTTGATATCGGAGGGGGCAGGAAAGGACACAACAGGAACGGAACTTCCCGGTGGTGAAAGGAAAACCGTCTGAGAAGGGGAGAAACTACTCGCTATTTCGGACCAGCCAGACATAATAGTTTTTGGCCGTAGTGTGATGCCAGAAAATGGCACCGATATTAAAATGGATCAACCAGGCTCCCTGCTCGCCCTGCTGGCACAATTTTTTCTGATACCTGTCTTCCACCACGGATACTTTCTCGCAAGTGGTGGAGGTCCAGTAATAATGCCCGCGTCCATCATCGAATATGGGGTTGACCCATGCCTTTTGTCCACTGGCGTTTGCAACTCTTTCATTATACAACAGAGTTTTCAGCTCGGGTAAAGTCGGAACCCGCCACCCTGTTTTTCCCGACTGTTCTGCGGTCAACGCCAGGTCTTCGGCCTCCTTCAAGGAATACTTTTGGTCACGGATGCCGGCTTTAAGCCACTCCAGGTGGTTGACGGTGTCCTTGACCGTGCCGTCTCCGGATTCCACAAACTTGGGAGTGGCCAGATCTTCCAGGCGGGTTTCAGAAACCTTTTTGCATTCCCCCAGCAGTGGCGCGGCATTCGGGCATTTATCTAGAATGTCAAAATGGCCCATGGTTTTCATCATGGAGCACACTTCCTCCTTGGTGCAATCCGCCCACACCGAAGACGCCATGGAAAGCCAGATGATCAATCCGATTGCCAGAATACGCATTGTGCCAACTCCTTGAGGATATGAAACGATTATTCAGGGTTCTTCATCGAATTTGGCAAAGAATACTATATTTTCCGACATGAAGATACGCCAAATTTCCCGTTCCGGAGGCCCGTATTTTGTGGGCGTTCATTCCATTTTTTATTTCCCTGCGCACTGGAGCATTCAGTTTCTCAAAGAGGAAATAGCCTGATCGAGCGCCTCCAGTGCTGCCTTACCAGGCATCTCCAGCATGAACTCGGTGCGCAACAGGGCGTTTGCGGAAGGGTCGAGATTGATGTTGACCACCGGTGCACCCTGATCGCGGAAATGCATGGCCAGATAATCGTTGGTGGGCACCGCGCCGGAACTTCCAATCAACAGCACCGCGTCTACCGGGTTCTTAATGAAGCGCGAAAAGTTGACGTCCTGCTCAGGGTGCCCGGTGTACTGTGCGTCGCCGAACATGAGGATGTGCGGACGCGCCACCGCCCCGCATTGAGGGCACAGCGGAAAGTTCGACGCCTTCATGGTGTCATAATCGAGCCCGCAAAGCGGTACTGCCGGTTCGTCCCAGAAATCGTCACAGCAGGGGCGCGTGCACTGCAATCTCCACATGGAACCGTGGACTTCCTTCACCTTGTCTACCGGGGCTCCGGAGCGGAGATGGTACCCGTCAGTGTTGGTGGTGTGGATGAAAGCGTTTGCAAATACCTCGTCCATCCAGCGGTTGAGAATGTGATAACCGGGGTGCGGCTGGTTTTCATCGGCGTTGCGCCGCCGCCATTCATAAAATGCCCAGGCATGCTCCAACTCGTGTTCGAACGCCCACGGGTTCGCCAGGTCCTGCGCTTCCAGTCCCTTTGATTTGAACGGCGGAAAATTCTTCCAGTACCCCTCCTTGTCGCGAAAGGTGGGGATGTTGGAGTCGGCACTCATGCCGGCGCTTGTCAGGATCAAAATGGAGTCGGCCATCGAAAGCACTTTGGCACAACGAAGGAGTTGGCTAGAGGTTTCCATCCCATTCTCCGAAAAACTGTTGGAGGTACTGTTCCATGAAGCGGTGCCGCTCCTCGGCCAGCGCACGGGCCGTCGCGGTGTTCATGCGGTCCTTGAGCAGCAGAAGTTTTTCATAAAAGTGATTGATCGAGGGTCCCTTGTTTTTTTTGTATTCGCCGAAGCTCTGGTGAAGCACCGGTTCCTGCGCCGGGTCGTGGATCAGCCGGTTCCTGTTTCCTCCGTAGGCGAACGCCCGCGCAATACCCACCGCGCCGATGGCGTCCAGACGATCCGCATCCTGCACGCACTGACCTTCCAGGCAGTTCACGGGTGTCGTCACCCCGGCTCCTTTGTAGGAGACTTTGGAGATGATATCGCACACACGTTCCACCGTCTCCGCAGGCAAATCGTCCTTGAGCAGATTGCGGATGGTTTCGTAACCCTGCTGTTCTTCGCCGTTTCCCAGCTTCCAGTCGGCGACATCGTGCAGGAGGGCGGCGATTTCCACGACCGTACGGTCGGCGCCCTCGGCGTCGGCCAGTTTGCAGGCCATCTGCCACACCCGGTGTACGTGCCACCAGTCGTGACCGGAACCGTCGTCAGCGAAAAACGATTGTGCGAACTTCCGGGTTTTTTCAATGACGGCGGAGGACATGAGGGTACTCTTTCGGTTGGGGGTGGTGTATTTTGCGGAATCTTAATATACTCATTCACAATTTCAACAACTAATCGGCCTATTGGAAAGGAACCGGCAACGCATGGCGGGTCACACCCCTTTGTCGAAAAGTATTCTTGAAAGCCGTTACCAGAAGGGCGATTCCTTTTTTCATAAGTTGAGCCCGGGCTGGAAGATTCTTACGGTGCTGGGTCTCCTTGTGTGGATTGCCCTTGCGGACCTGACGGTGCTGGTCGGTCTCACGATACTGGTCGTGCTTTGCGCAATCAGCGCGGGCATTCCCCTTGCCACGTTGCTCAAGCTGCTCCGGTCATTGAGATGGTTGCTTCTGGTGATCGGGGTGTTCCCGATGCTGTTCACACCCGGCACCGTGATTCCGGTTTTGAGTTTTCTTCAGGTTCCCATTACATGGGAGGGCATTCATGGGGGGACCATGGCCTGTGTGAAACTGACCGTGATGTTTGTACTGTCGATCTTGCTCACCCGCACCACGCCGCCGATGGCTCTCATTGAATGCCTGCAAAGGTGGGTGATCCTTCCCTCGCCCGTTTGGAGACAGAAAATTCTGGACGTGTTTACGGTTGGATTGTGGTCGATTCAATTGATCCCGATTCTGTGCGTTGAAGCGGAGCGGTTCATTCTGGGCGAAATGGAACGGCGGCGGGAAGCGAACGCAGAAACGCAAAAGAAAATGGGCCTGCGTGATGCATGGTCGGCGGCGCTGCTTCTCGGACCGCTGGTCACGCACCTGTTTGGTCAGGTGGACCGCTTTGCGTTGGAGTTGCAGCAGGAAGGCGACACCGTGCCAGAGCAGGGAGTGGCTTGAATGGAAGGGAGAATCAGCGGGGTCGGTGCAGGCCGCATTCCTTGTGCTCGGGATTTTCCCACCACCAGCGTCCGGCGCGGATGTCTTCCCCCGGTTCAATGGGCCGGGTGCACGGCGCACAGCCGATGCTCGGGTAATTCCTCGCGTGCAGGGCGTTGACCGGAATCTTGTGGTCTTGGATGTACTGGTTCACCTGCGCCTCGGTCCAGTCCGCCAGCGGATTGAATTTGATGAGGGGCGGATGGTCTGCATCCTCATGCGCTTTTTGAATGTCGCTACGCGTCACACTCTGCTCCCGCCGGACACCGGTGATCCATGCATCGAGCTCTTTCAAAGCACGTCCGAGCGGTTCTACCTTGCGGATGCGACAACACTCTTTACGGTTTTCCAGGCTTTCGCGGAACGAGAACAGACCTTTTTCCCGTTCCAGGGTTTCCACGGCAGTGGCGTCCGGAAAGTAGGCGCGAACGGGGATGCCGTACCTGGCGCGCGTCTTTTCCATAATCTCGTAGGTTTCCTCGTGCAGGCGACCGGTATCCAGCGTGAACACGGTGAAAGGTTTGCCGGAGCGGTGCGCGAGGTCGATCAGCACCATGTCTTCCAAACCGAAGCTGGAAGCGATGCCAGCCCGCTCGCCGAAACGGTCCAGCGCCTCGTTCATGATCTCAGAAGCTGATTTTTGCTCAAATTCCTGCCAGTTCATACTTAAACTCCCGAATCGACGAAGGATTATGTGAGACAGTGTACTACACTGCCGGGCGGGGAAAAAGAAACTGTATTATTTACCAAGGTTTACACCGGATTGCAAGAAGCGCTTTTTCCCTTGACACCCTCATCAAATCTGTATATATAAAGTGATTCGAAGGGCTCCAAAGCCTTTATTTTTTCAGGGTCTAAGGGTATCCGGGCAGGGTATAAGGCCTTGAAAATAATGGACTTTTGGGGTACCCATTGCGCCAATGGGGACCGCAGTAGGAAGAGAAATAGTGGTAGATAGTTTGGTTGTGAGGCGACCTGTTCGTTGCAAGACCTGTTTCGGTCCACCCCAAACGGAGTGATCCCTCCATTTTCTTTTCTTTCCGGGTTTCTGGAATAAGGAGCACCACCGCTAGTAGGCGGAAAACTGGCAGGGTTGAAACATGAAAAGCCGGTTGGTTACCAACATATATTTCTTGTTGGCGTTTGTCCCGTGTTTGATGTTGGGTTCAAGCGCGTTGGCCGGGCATTCATTGGGCAATGGTTTGCGTGTTCTGGAAGAGGTGGAATCGGGCCTTGTTGGGCTCGCGGAGCATACGTTGCCTTCCGTGGTCAGCATTTCGCCGTTCGTTCCGGAATCTTCGGTGGGCACGCCGGAATCCCTGCGCAAGCGGCCGAACAACGCCGGCGCCGGTGTGATTGTTGACGGGCGGAACGGATACCTGATCACCAACGCGCATGTGGTGAGGAAGGCTGAAAAGATTAGGGTGACTCTTTACGGCGGTCAGGAATATGTCGGAAATGTCTTGGGGACCGACGAAGAAACGGACTTGGCGGTCGTTCATATTAATAGCGACGAGATCTTGCCGCAGGTGAGCCTGGGGGATTCGTCAAAATTGAAAATTGGCCAACTGGTTGTCGCCATCGGCAACCCCTATGGATTGAAAGAAACCTTGAGCCTTGGCGTGATCAGCGGTCTCAACCGGGAGAACATCAACCTTTCCCGTTACGAAGACTTCATTCAAACGGATGCCTCCATCAATCCGGGCAACAGCGGGGGGCCTCTCCTCAATATCCGTGGCGAAGTGATCGGAATCAATACAGCCATCATCAACTATGCGCAGAGCATCGGCTTTGCCATTCCCTCCAATGTCGTCAAAAACGTTTCACGCCAGATCATTGAGCACGGTGAGGTCAACCGCGGCTGGTTGGGAGTGGGTATTGAGAACGTTCCTGAAGACGTTGCCGCCCAGGTCAACCTCGCCAAAGGGCGGGGTGTGATGATCAATTCCATTTTCGAGGGGCAGCCCGCCCATATGGCGGGACTCAAGGTGGGGGATATTATTTTGAAGATAGGGGGTTCCAATGTGGATTCCCCCAACGGGATGATCCGGCTCATCGGCAACGTTTCCCCCGGTCAGTTCATCAACCTGGATATCCTCCGCGATGGCGAGGAGCGAACGTATTCGATTCAATTGGGGCACCGCAAAGACCAGATGGAAATGGCGTCCCTGCAGCAAAATCCACTTCCCGAGCTTGGTTTCGATTGGACGGAGCATGAGGCTGGCGCCACGACGGGGGACCATGAAGATTCAGATAAGAAAAAAGAGGGCGTCCTTGTGACCCGGGTGGAACCGGGTGGGTCCGCGGACCGGGGCGGCCTCATGGTAGGCGATCTGATCACCGCCCTGAACGGGCAGGATGTGATCAATCGCGGTCATTTTGAAAGTATACTCCGGCAGAATCATGTGCGGGGGTCGATTTCGGTAACCGTTCAACGGGCCGATGAAGAGGTGAGCCTGACATTGAGCAGGAGCGAATAACCCGATGGGTTTTTCAATATAGGTTCCAAGATTCATTTATTATTTTTTAGCGGAAGAATCTTAGGAGGTAGCTAATGGCAATCGCTAAATCAACAAAGTGGGTGGGGCAGCTTCTGGTTGTCCTGCTGGCCGCGCTGAGCCTGGGTATCACTCCGGCCCTCGCGAATCCCAAGCATGAGGGGCACGACGGCGCTGATCGTCCCGACTGGTTGAAGAAGCTCGAAGAGCAAGTCGACTACGAGGAGATGATGGAAGGCCTGGGAGGCAACCAGCAGAAGCTGGACAAAACCTTCCGCACCCTCATGGACAACCTGAAGGGCAAGCTTTTGGAGCACGCCGTTCCCGCATCTTCAAGCGGTATGTTCCATGAGTCGTGGGCAGCACATCAGTTGCAGCAGGGTTACCTGTTGGGGCCGACGAAAGCTGCCAACAAGGTGTACAGGGGTGCACATTGCCCGGCAGGAGTGCCCACCAAGCACTACGATGTCAGCGCCATCAACGTGGAGATCACGTTGAACCAGTGGGGCGACTATTACCCTGGTTACATGTACGTGCTGACCAAGGACATCGATAAAGTGCGTGCTGAGGAAGAAAAGAACGCCGCAGCTCGGGAGGAAGCTCTCGATCCGGGTGCGGTGCGGACGGGTCATCAGGGTGATGCCATTACCCCCATGTCCATTCGTGCCAACCAGGGCGACTGTGTGCGCATCACCTTCCACAACAAGCTCGAATACGAATCTGCCGGATTTCAGATCAACGGTTCCGCAATGATCATCAGCGAAACCGGTGAGCCGAACACGGCGGCGACCAAAGGCGCCATCATCGCTCCGGGTAAAACCCAGGAATACGAGTGGTACATTCCGATCGACGAGCAGGAAGGCGGTCGAATGATCGTCAGCCACGCCGGCCGGGATCCCGCATCCCTGGGTCTCATCGGTGCGTTCATGGTTGAACCGCGCGGCTCCGAGTACCTGAACCCGTGGACCGGTGAGCCTCTGGAAAACGGCTGGATGGCGATGATCACCAACAAGGACGCCAAAGACTTCCGTGAGTTCGTGATTTTTTACCACGAAGTCGGTGACGAGTCTTTCCGCCCGCTCAACCGCCACGGTGAGATGATTCCGCAGCGCGATCCGCAGACCGACTCGTATCGACCTTCGGCGCGTGCGATCAACTATCGCAGTGAGCCGTTCGGTATCAACAACCTGGCTGTTCAGGAGAAGATGTTCCACTTCGAGGACGAATCCCTGGGTTACAGCTCGTACACCTTCGGGGATGCCCCGACCACGATTCCGCGGTCGTACCTCGGTGACCCGGCGAAATACCGCCTGGTACACGGTGGTGGTGAAGTGTTCCACTCCCATCATCCGCACGGCGGCACCATCCGCTGGACGCGTTCCCCGAAACGGGAGCCGGGCCTCGAAAACCTGGTGACCGCCGCGTGGGATGGTCCTGTGAAATACCCCGTTGTCCGCACCACCACCGACCGTGTTGACGTGCAAGTCATCGGCCCGGCCGAAGTGGTGGATCTGGAAACCGAGTGTGGTTCCGGTCTGTGTCAGCGTCTGGCAGGTGACTTCCTGTTCCATTGCCACGTGGCGCACCATTACGTGGCCGGAATGTGGGGGTACTGGCGTGTGTACAACACTCTGCAGGAAGGCAATTACCCGCTCGGTTCCACCGACATCATGCCGCCCCTGAAGGAGTTGCCGGATCGCAAAGGCCGTATCCCGAGAGGTGTGACCTCGGACCAGCTGGTCGGCAAGACCATGGACTGGTTCGGCAAGCATTTCCAGATTGTTGATAAAGGCAATAGCGACTGGAACCGGGAATCCCCTGTCGTCAACGTGAAGGACTGGGTCAAGTACATGCTGCCCCCTCAGGGCAACCCGGGCCATACCAACGACGAGAAGGGTCAAATCCTGTCGTACGATGGTACCGTGCTGGGCTGGGCCTGGAATGGCAATCAGGCCTTGTCCGAGAAGGAAACCACGTACAAGGTTCCGAAGTACATTTCTCCGCGCCCGGGCAAGCGGCATCCGCTCCAGTTCAGCCCGCTGACGGGCAAGCTGGCGTGGCCGCACCTGACGCCGCATTTCGGCAAACGGGTTCCGTTTGCACGGCATCACGGTGGTGCTCCGTGGCTCGAACCGTTCCATATGCTCCCCGATCCGAAGATTCTGCATTCCGAGTCGGGAAGTGGCCGGTCCGGTCCCAACGTGGAGAACTCGTCTCCCGCCAAACCCGGTGCGCACGGACGTTGGAGTCTGTGCCCGGAAGGTGCGGGACGCAAGCAGTACAATCTGCACTTCATCAACACGCCGATCGAAGTATCGGGCGCCTATGGCAACACGCCTCCGGTTCTCGATAAGTACGGTCTGATCTACGTGATCGATGAAGATATGGCCGGGGTGAAAGCGGATCCGAAGAAAGCGATTCCGCTGGTCATCCGCGCCAACGTGTACGACTGTGTGGACGTCCTGTTGACGAGCGAATGGAATGACGATGATTTCACCAACTTCCAGATGTCCAAGGTGAACATCCATCCTCATTTCTTCCAGTTCGACAACCAGGCGTCGGACGGCGTTATCACCGGTTTCAGCTACGACCAGTCGATGCGTCCGTACACGCAGTTCACCAAGAAAGAGAAGAAAGGGCATCATGTCGGTTTGCCGGTGCCCATGAACGCGAAGGTTTTGGAGGATACGAAACCGGGCGACACCACCGTGAAAATCAAGATGGCGGAGGGCGCGACCCCCTACCATGTTGGTGCGGACATCATTGTTGGTATTGAAGTGCCCAACAAGAAGGATGCGCGGTGGATCAAGAAGATGAGCCCGGATCCGAGCAAAGGCTTCGCCAAAGACGGTGTTTATACGATCACCTTCTCGGAGGGCATGAGCCATCCGCACAAGAAGGGACAGATCGTTTCCACCGAATATGTGCGGTACCGCTGGTGGGTGGATGCGGACGTCGGACTGGTGTTCTGGCATGACCATGCCTTCGGTGCGACGACCTGGCCGCATGGCGGTATTGGATCGACGATCGTAGAGCCCTGGGGTTCGACCTATCACGATCCGAAAACCGGCAAGGAAGTACGGAGTGGCCCGGTTGTGGATATCCACGGCACGGAGCCGGTCGCGTACTCCCGCAGCGGTGCGTTCCGCGAAATCGTGGTTCAGTTGCACGACACGGTTCCGCACACGGCACAGCTGGTAAGCAAGGGCAACCCCCCGGGACTGTCGCGTGAGAACGCGATCGCCGCGGGTCAGTCGGTTTCCTTCCAGATGCCGAAAGACATGTTGGAGGTGGCGTTCCCGCATCTGAACGGCGGCACGCACACCACCGGTTCCGGTTTCAACTTCCGGGCGGCGTCTCTGACGTCCCGCCTGAGGGCGAACCCGAAAGCGGAATGGCTGTTCAGCAGTCTGAAGCATCGCGATCCGGATACCCCGCTTGTTCGGGCGTATTTGGGTGACAGCGTGGTCTTCCGGCTGTTGCACGGTTTGATGAACGAGACCCATACGTTCGTTGTGTCGGGTCACGGCTACCGCCCCGAGCGGTACGACGGTGATTCCCGCGTGACGAACACGATCCATATCGGTATCGCAGAGCGGTACGATTTGGCCACGACGGCAGGTGGTTACCAGCAGATGGCCGGTGACTACTTGTTCTACAATGGCCGGACGTCCCATCTGTCGGAAGGCAGCTGGGGTATTCTCCGGGTCTACGATGAACTGCAGAAAGACCTGAAACTGTTGAACCCGCATGCACCGATTCCGAAATCAAAAACGGAATTGTGCCCGGCGGGCGCACCGGTGAAACAGTTCAACGTGGTTGCTGTCAACAAGGAGCTCAAGTTCAACCCCAATGCGGATGACTACCTTGAGGTGGATTTTGAGCGCAAGCTTTTGTTGGCGAACCCGGAGGGCAAGGTGTTCATGCTGGAAGACGAAGTGAGCAAGGCTTCGGACGACGACGTGATGCCGCATCCGCTGACGTTGCGCGTCAACATCGGCGACTGCGTGAAGATCAAACTCACCAATCGTCTGGAGAAGAGCAATACTTCGTTGCATGTCAACAACATCGCGTTCGATCCCAAAGATTCTCAGGGGATCAACGTGGGCAACAACCCGGGAGACCAGACGGTCGCCCCAGGCAAGTCGAAGAATTACACCTTTTACGCGCATCCGGGATTCAAGATCAACGGATCGCTGATTTGGGACTTCGGCAACCTGGTTGGGAACGTCCGGGATGGCCTGTACGGTGGTATCATTGTCGGCCCGCGGGGTTCCGTTTACCGGGATCCTGAAACCGGCAAGGACATCTCCCTGGGTAACTCCTGGAAAGCGGACGTCATCATCGATAAATCCTATCCGGAGAACTCGGATATGGAGAACTATCGTGATTTCGCCCTGTACTTCCAGGACGAGGACAACATCATCGGTACGTCTTTCATGCCTTACCTGCAGAATGTGGCGGGCCTGACGGGCGTCAACTACCGGCTGGAGCCTTGGCTGTATCGGGAATTCGAGGGTTGTGACTTCGGTAATATGTTCACGCCCTGTGTCGCTGCGGAAGGCGATCCGGCGACCCCGGTGCTCAAAGCGCATGCTGGAGACAAGGTGATGATCAACGTCTTCGGTGCCCACAACGAGCAGAACCAGATGTTCAACCTGGATGGCCACCAGTGGCGCCGTCATATGGACCAGGAAGGTTCTGATATGATCGACGTCGAGCAATTTGGTGGCGGTGAGTACATCCAGGCCCACCTGCGCAACGGTGCAGGCGGCACGTATCACAACCCGGGTACCTACCTGTGGTTGAATGCGCGGACGCCTTACCAGCAGGCGGGGCAATGGGGGTATTTCAAGGTCCTGCCGCAAGGCGACCGGTCGATCCTTCCTCTGGATGGAGCGACCCCCCAGGGCTTGAAATCCGCTCAAAATGTGGATGACAACAAACTGTCCATGCGATAGCATCGCTTGAGACAGAAAAAACGAGGGGCCTCCTACCCGGGGGCCCCTTTGTTTTAAGTTTTTTCCATTTTGTGTTATGATTTCTGCTTTCGGTTTGAAGCGAGCTGTAAATTTTGTGGATTTCTGTTTCAGTTCTCAGTTAGTTTTTGTTGCTTGAATATTCAAGTATTAAGGAGAGAGAAGGAATGATTAAAAAAAGCTTGTTCCAGATTCTGGCAGTACTGGCGGTGCTGGCACTCACAGCTTCCCTGTCCATGGCAAAAAAGGGGAAGTATGAGGAAGGCAGCGTCAGCAATGGAGGTTCTATCAGCGGTGTGATCAATTTCAAGGGCACGGTTCCTGATCCCATCATGGAAGACCTCAATAAAGGTAAAAATGTGGAATTCTGTGCGACGCACCCAAACACCCAGGACGGTAACATCCGCCCTCGGCAGAAGGTGGTTGTGAGCGGTGGTAAACTGAAAGACACCGTGGTTTTTATCGAAGACATCTCCAAGGGCAAAGCATGGCCGGGACCGATCAACTTCGATTTCGCGAAGTGTGACATCGAGCCGAAGGTGACTGTTGTTCGCCGCCCGCCGCGGGGTGTCCGTGAAGGCCTGGTCATGGTTACCAACCAGGACCCGGATATCCTCCACAACCCGCACGGGTATTCCGTAATGGGTGCTCGCCGTAAGACCCTGTTCAACAAGCCTCTGCCCAGCAAAGGTGACATTGCGGACGTCACCAAGAACCTGATGCGGATGCGCCCGGGTAAAGACCAGCATTTCTTCCTGCAGTGCGACCAGCACAACTTCATGGAAGCCGATGCTCGCGTTGTCTGGAATCCGTACTACACTGTTAGCGGTGCTGATGGGTCCTTCAAGATCGATCAGATTCCTGCCGGCAAGTACAAGGTAACCGCCTGGCACCCCTATGTAGGTGAGGTGACCCAGGAAGTGACCGTAAGCGGTGGTGCAGATGCGAAGGCGGACTTCACGTTAGAGAAGAAGAAGTAAGCATTTCGCACTGGTAAAAATTAACAGCACCGGACAATGTCCGGTGCTGTTTTTTTTGACCATCTTTTAACTTATTTCCGGTTTCAGATTGTACGCTCAACCCCAACAAGGAGCATGGGGCCACGGGCGGAGCCTCTATGAGCCGGGGCCAAGCCGCTTCTTTTTTGATTAACAAAAGAGTGGGAATAGGATATCCTCTGACCAGAAAGTTGGGATCTCCAATCAGAAATTCCTATGTGATTTTTCATGCTTCGAATTCTGAAATCATTCTTCCTCACAATTTTTATTTTGGCGGTTTTGCCATTTTCTGCTGGTGCCCAAGGCGAAATCGAACGAATCAAAAATAAATTCGATGCCCTCATCAAAAAAGGCCGCCCCCTGTACCTGCACTACTGTGCGCATTGCCACGGCCTTTCTGGAAACGGCGATGGTTACAATGCCGAGCAGCTGGAAAAATGGCCCGCCGAACTCTCCGATCCTGACTTTGTCCAGAAGAAGTCCAACGAACAGCTTTTTCGAGCCATCAAACTGGGGGGGGAGGGAACACGCAAATCCCACCTGATGCCCGTATTTGGCCGCACCCTCTCCGAAGAGGAAATCTGGAGTCTCGTGGCTTACGTGCGGTATCTGGCCGGAGACCGATCTCAGCCTGTCACCCTTCCGGAAGATGTCAATACCCAAAGGCCACACGTTCCGTCCCTGGATTCCAAGGAGGTTGATGAGTTCCGTTCGTGGTACGAAAAGAATGGCAATAATCCAAAAAATATCGGGGACGGCCGCTGGTTGTTCCGTGAAAAGAAAAGTTGCTTCGCTTGCCATAGGGTGAATGAAGAAGGCGGAGTGGTGGGTCCGGATTTATCCCGCGCGGGCTTTATGTACACTCCGGAATGGATTTACGCCTGGATCCGCAGCCCGCAACTTGTCAAACCTGAAACCAAAATGCCAACCATTGGTCTGGATAAAAAAGAAGACCGTTTGATCACCGCATTTCTTTCCAGCCTCAGTGGAACGGAAATTGCCAAAGGGTGGAAAACCTACCTTGAAAAGAAAGGGGATGCCAAACGTGGTAAGAAATTGTTCTACGATTCAAAGGGGAATGCTTATTGTTCCAAATGTCACAGCATTGGCGGTGATGGCGGGAATGTAGGGCCCGACTTGAGTTACGTGGGCGTCAGCCGGACACGTCCCTTTATTCTGGAATCGATTCTCAACCCACGGGAGGTGATCACCGTAGGCTATTCATCTGTCCTGATTCTTACCAAGAAAGGTCAGTTCCTGACCGGTATCAAAATCAATGAAGACGACAAGTCGATCGATATCGTC
Coding sequences within it:
- a CDS encoding c-type cytochrome, with translation MLRILKSFFLTIFILAVLPFSAGAQGEIERIKNKFDALIKKGRPLYLHYCAHCHGLSGNGDGYNAEQLEKWPAELSDPDFVQKKSNEQLFRAIKLGGEGTRKSHLMPVFGRTLSEEEIWSLVAYVRYLAGDRSQPVTLPEDVNTQRPHVPSLDSKEVDEFRSWYEKNGNNPKNIGDGRWLFREKKSCFACHRVNEEGGVVGPDLSRAGFMYTPEWIYAWIRSPQLVKPETKMPTIGLDKKEDRLITAFLSSLSGTEIAKGWKTYLEKKGDAKRGKKLFYDSKGNAYCSKCHSIGGDGGNVGPDLSYVGVSRTRPFILESILNPREVITVGYSSVLILTKKGQFLTGIKINEDDKSIDIVNKEGENIHIEKDDIKKYKTQDISIMPGNFGDILSQQDIRDILAYLSTLEPPQSPPGKKNVSVVKR
- a CDS encoding carboxypeptidase-like regulatory domain-containing protein; protein product: MIKKSLFQILAVLAVLALTASLSMAKKGKYEEGSVSNGGSISGVINFKGTVPDPIMEDLNKGKNVEFCATHPNTQDGNIRPRQKVVVSGGKLKDTVVFIEDISKGKAWPGPINFDFAKCDIEPKVTVVRRPPRGVREGLVMVTNQDPDILHNPHGYSVMGARRKTLFNKPLPSKGDIADVTKNLMRMRPGKDQHFFLQCDQHNFMEADARVVWNPYYTVSGADGSFKIDQIPAGKYKVTAWHPYVGEVTQEVTVSGGADAKADFTLEKKK
- a CDS encoding multicopper oxidase domain-containing protein; translation: MAIAKSTKWVGQLLVVLLAALSLGITPALANPKHEGHDGADRPDWLKKLEEQVDYEEMMEGLGGNQQKLDKTFRTLMDNLKGKLLEHAVPASSSGMFHESWAAHQLQQGYLLGPTKAANKVYRGAHCPAGVPTKHYDVSAINVEITLNQWGDYYPGYMYVLTKDIDKVRAEEEKNAAAREEALDPGAVRTGHQGDAITPMSIRANQGDCVRITFHNKLEYESAGFQINGSAMIISETGEPNTAATKGAIIAPGKTQEYEWYIPIDEQEGGRMIVSHAGRDPASLGLIGAFMVEPRGSEYLNPWTGEPLENGWMAMITNKDAKDFREFVIFYHEVGDESFRPLNRHGEMIPQRDPQTDSYRPSARAINYRSEPFGINNLAVQEKMFHFEDESLGYSSYTFGDAPTTIPRSYLGDPAKYRLVHGGGEVFHSHHPHGGTIRWTRSPKREPGLENLVTAAWDGPVKYPVVRTTTDRVDVQVIGPAEVVDLETECGSGLCQRLAGDFLFHCHVAHHYVAGMWGYWRVYNTLQEGNYPLGSTDIMPPLKELPDRKGRIPRGVTSDQLVGKTMDWFGKHFQIVDKGNSDWNRESPVVNVKDWVKYMLPPQGNPGHTNDEKGQILSYDGTVLGWAWNGNQALSEKETTYKVPKYISPRPGKRHPLQFSPLTGKLAWPHLTPHFGKRVPFARHHGGAPWLEPFHMLPDPKILHSESGSGRSGPNVENSSPAKPGAHGRWSLCPEGAGRKQYNLHFINTPIEVSGAYGNTPPVLDKYGLIYVIDEDMAGVKADPKKAIPLVIRANVYDCVDVLLTSEWNDDDFTNFQMSKVNIHPHFFQFDNQASDGVITGFSYDQSMRPYTQFTKKEKKGHHVGLPVPMNAKVLEDTKPGDTTVKIKMAEGATPYHVGADIIVGIEVPNKKDARWIKKMSPDPSKGFAKDGVYTITFSEGMSHPHKKGQIVSTEYVRYRWWVDADVGLVFWHDHAFGATTWPHGGIGSTIVEPWGSTYHDPKTGKEVRSGPVVDIHGTEPVAYSRSGAFREIVVQLHDTVPHTAQLVSKGNPPGLSRENAIAAGQSVSFQMPKDMLEVAFPHLNGGTHTTGSGFNFRAASLTSRLRANPKAEWLFSSLKHRDPDTPLVRAYLGDSVVFRLLHGLMNETHTFVVSGHGYRPERYDGDSRVTNTIHIGIAERYDLATTAGGYQQMAGDYLFYNGRTSHLSEGSWGILRVYDELQKDLKLLNPHAPIPKSKTELCPAGAPVKQFNVVAVNKELKFNPNADDYLEVDFERKLLLANPEGKVFMLEDEVSKASDDDVMPHPLTLRVNIGDCVKIKLTNRLEKSNTSLHVNNIAFDPKDSQGINVGNNPGDQTVAPGKSKNYTFYAHPGFKINGSLIWDFGNLVGNVRDGLYGGIIVGPRGSVYRDPETGKDISLGNSWKADVIIDKSYPENSDMENYRDFALYFQDEDNIIGTSFMPYLQNVAGLTGVNYRLEPWLYREFEGCDFGNMFTPCVAAEGDPATPVLKAHAGDKVMINVFGAHNEQNQMFNLDGHQWRRHMDQEGSDMIDVEQFGGGEYIQAHLRNGAGGTYHNPGTYLWLNARTPYQQAGQWGYFKVLPQGDRSILPLDGATPQGLKSAQNVDDNKLSMR